A single genomic interval of Halichondria panicea chromosome 2, odHalPani1.1, whole genome shotgun sequence harbors:
- the LOC135331830 gene encoding formimidoyltransferase-cyclodeaminase-like isoform X2 → MSSARVVECVPNFSEGRNEETIQAIASAIKSTEGCSLLDVEPGVSINRTVYTFVGSPESVVMGALSAAKVAYKLIDMTKHHGAMDVCPFVPVANTTLEDCVRCSKSLGEQLARELGVPVYLYEASQERDYRRSLQSIRKGEYEELQEKLKQADWAPDYGPTTFVPRWGVSVVGARKFLIAYNVNLLGTKEQANRISIALRESGGSTGKKPGRLKLVRALGWYVAEQGIAQVSMNLCDYEVTPIHTAFEECSKDARELKLGVVGSEIVGLVPLKPILMAADYYIEKEGLFVLHESQKVRLVIDRLGLNSISEFKPQEKIIEYRVGSNTDGPLASGSVRSFVEQLAARTSAPGGGSASACIASMGAALGAMVGLLTFGNRKFEALDPVMRVAIPPLHSATQQLIPLIDKDTQAFSSYMEALKLPKTTKEEIAKRKQAMQDGLKDAIEVPLNVMKIAYGCWDYMITIATHGNETALSDIQVGGCSLHTGLKGAYYNVCINLKQVTDEDYVRTVREEVERMSQSSEDKLTLLLDTVKQRQNKGQ, encoded by the exons aTGTCTTCAGCCAGGGTTGTTGAGTGTGTTCCTAACTTTTCAGAGGGACGCAATGAGGAGACTATTCAAGCCATCGCCTCTGCCATCAAGAGTACTGAAGGATGCTCTCTGTTGGACGTGGAGCCTGGTGTGAGCATCAATAGGACTGTGTACACGTTTGTTGGTAGTCCAGAAAGTGTGGTGATGGGAGCCCTATCAGCTGCCAAAGTGGCCTACAAGCTAATTGACATGACCAAACATCATG GAGCCATGGATGTGTGTCCGTTTGTGCCAGTTGCCAACACAACACTAGAGGACTGTGTGAGGTGCTCCAAGAGCCTGGGTGAGCAGCTGGCTAGGGAGCTGGGTGTACCAGTCTACCTGTATGAGGCCTCACAGGAGAGGGACTACAGGAGATCACTACAGAGCATACGCAAGGGAGAGTACGAAGAGCTCCAAGAAAAG CTCAAGCAGGCTGATTGGGCTCCTGATTACGGCCCAACGACCTTTGTACCTCGATGGGGAGTATCTGTGGTTGGTGCTAGGAAGTTCCTTATAGCGTACAATGTCAACCTCTTGGGCACCAAGGAGCAGGCTAATCGGATCTCTATCGCCCTGAGGGAGTCTGGGGGATCAACAGGAAAGAAG CCTGGTCGATTGAAGTTAGTCAGGGCACTGGGCTGGTATGTGGCTGAGCAAGGCATTGCCCAGGTCTCCATGAACCTGTGTGACTATGAGGTCACTCCCATACACACTGCTTTTGAGGAGTGCAGCAAGGATGCTAGG GAGCTGAAGTTGGGTGTTGTTGGGTCAGAGATAGTGGGACTAGTGCCCCTCAAGCCCATTTTGATGGCAGCTGATTATTACATAGAGAAGGAGGGACTGTTCGTACTCCACGAGTCTCAGAAAGTGCGACTGGTCATAGACAGACTGGGTCTCAACTCCATATCTGAGTTTAAGCCTCAGGAAAAGATTATTGA GTATCGTGTTGGGAGCAATACAGATGGTCCTCTGGCCAGTGGTAGTGTGCGCTCATTTGTAGAACAGCTGGCAGCGAGGACGTCAGCACCAGGAGGGGGCTCTGCTTCAGCCTGCATTGCTAGTATG GGAGCAGCATTGGGTGCAATGGTTGGGCTGCTAACATTTGGCAACAGGAAGTTTGAAGCCCTTGATCCTGTGATGAGGGTAGCCATTCCTCCACTACACAGCGCCACTCAGCAGCTCATTCCACTCATAGACAAAGACACACAGGCTTTTAGCTCTTACATG GAAGCGCTAAAGTTACCCAAGACTACTAAGGAAGAAATTGCCAA ACGGAAGCAAGCCATGCAGGATGGGTTGAAAGACGCCATTGAGGTTCCGCTGAATGTGATGAAAATTGCCTACGGCTGCTGGGATTACATGATCACCATAGCGACACATGGCAACGAGACAGCTCTGTCTGACATTCAG GTTGGAGGGTGCAGTCTCCACACTGGACTGAAGGGTGCCTACTACAATGTGTGTATCAACCTGAAGCAGGTCACTGATGAAGACTATGTGAGGACCGTGAGAGAGGAGGTGGAGAGAATGTCTCAGAGCTCGGAGGACAAGCTCACACTGTTACTAGACACTGTTAAGCAGAGACAAAATAAAGGACAATAA
- the LOC135331830 gene encoding formimidoyltransferase-cyclodeaminase-like isoform X1 produces the protein MSSARVVECVPNFSEGRNEETIQAIASAIKSTEGCSLLDVEPGVSINRTVYTFVGSPESVVMGALSAAKVAYKLIDMTKHHGEHPRIGAMDVCPFVPVANTTLEDCVRCSKSLGEQLARELGVPVYLYEASQERDYRRSLQSIRKGEYEELQEKLKQADWAPDYGPTTFVPRWGVSVVGARKFLIAYNVNLLGTKEQANRISIALRESGGSTGKKPGRLKLVRALGWYVAEQGIAQVSMNLCDYEVTPIHTAFEECSKDARELKLGVVGSEIVGLVPLKPILMAADYYIEKEGLFVLHESQKVRLVIDRLGLNSISEFKPQEKIIEYRVGSNTDGPLASGSVRSFVEQLAARTSAPGGGSASACIASMGAALGAMVGLLTFGNRKFEALDPVMRVAIPPLHSATQQLIPLIDKDTQAFSSYMEALKLPKTTKEEIAKRKQAMQDGLKDAIEVPLNVMKIAYGCWDYMITIATHGNETALSDIQVGGCSLHTGLKGAYYNVCINLKQVTDEDYVRTVREEVERMSQSSEDKLTLLLDTVKQRQNKGQ, from the exons aTGTCTTCAGCCAGGGTTGTTGAGTGTGTTCCTAACTTTTCAGAGGGACGCAATGAGGAGACTATTCAAGCCATCGCCTCTGCCATCAAGAGTACTGAAGGATGCTCTCTGTTGGACGTGGAGCCTGGTGTGAGCATCAATAGGACTGTGTACACGTTTGTTGGTAGTCCAGAAAGTGTGGTGATGGGAGCCCTATCAGCTGCCAAAGTGGCCTACAAGCTAATTGACATGACCAAACATCATG GAGAGCATCCACGAATAGGAGCCATGGATGTGTGTCCGTTTGTGCCAGTTGCCAACACAACACTAGAGGACTGTGTGAGGTGCTCCAAGAGCCTGGGTGAGCAGCTGGCTAGGGAGCTGGGTGTACCAGTCTACCTGTATGAGGCCTCACAGGAGAGGGACTACAGGAGATCACTACAGAGCATACGCAAGGGAGAGTACGAAGAGCTCCAAGAAAAG CTCAAGCAGGCTGATTGGGCTCCTGATTACGGCCCAACGACCTTTGTACCTCGATGGGGAGTATCTGTGGTTGGTGCTAGGAAGTTCCTTATAGCGTACAATGTCAACCTCTTGGGCACCAAGGAGCAGGCTAATCGGATCTCTATCGCCCTGAGGGAGTCTGGGGGATCAACAGGAAAGAAG CCTGGTCGATTGAAGTTAGTCAGGGCACTGGGCTGGTATGTGGCTGAGCAAGGCATTGCCCAGGTCTCCATGAACCTGTGTGACTATGAGGTCACTCCCATACACACTGCTTTTGAGGAGTGCAGCAAGGATGCTAGG GAGCTGAAGTTGGGTGTTGTTGGGTCAGAGATAGTGGGACTAGTGCCCCTCAAGCCCATTTTGATGGCAGCTGATTATTACATAGAGAAGGAGGGACTGTTCGTACTCCACGAGTCTCAGAAAGTGCGACTGGTCATAGACAGACTGGGTCTCAACTCCATATCTGAGTTTAAGCCTCAGGAAAAGATTATTGA GTATCGTGTTGGGAGCAATACAGATGGTCCTCTGGCCAGTGGTAGTGTGCGCTCATTTGTAGAACAGCTGGCAGCGAGGACGTCAGCACCAGGAGGGGGCTCTGCTTCAGCCTGCATTGCTAGTATG GGAGCAGCATTGGGTGCAATGGTTGGGCTGCTAACATTTGGCAACAGGAAGTTTGAAGCCCTTGATCCTGTGATGAGGGTAGCCATTCCTCCACTACACAGCGCCACTCAGCAGCTCATTCCACTCATAGACAAAGACACACAGGCTTTTAGCTCTTACATG GAAGCGCTAAAGTTACCCAAGACTACTAAGGAAGAAATTGCCAA ACGGAAGCAAGCCATGCAGGATGGGTTGAAAGACGCCATTGAGGTTCCGCTGAATGTGATGAAAATTGCCTACGGCTGCTGGGATTACATGATCACCATAGCGACACATGGCAACGAGACAGCTCTGTCTGACATTCAG GTTGGAGGGTGCAGTCTCCACACTGGACTGAAGGGTGCCTACTACAATGTGTGTATCAACCTGAAGCAGGTCACTGATGAAGACTATGTGAGGACCGTGAGAGAGGAGGTGGAGAGAATGTCTCAGAGCTCGGAGGACAAGCTCACACTGTTACTAGACACTGTTAAGCAGAGACAAAATAAAGGACAATAA
- the LOC135331826 gene encoding synaptonemal complex protein 2-like yields MATVGGLFQEHSSAVSTGELCVKLTLLLEKEGGSSNGTKCTKKLYTSIVKHIDSAVANAKYEWLHTLFKTLSHLAKTSTDLSSGFHKFITFRLPDKIVSWCEALLSKSKGESWGQTVDNVLFNLTEILGHLSEDDQNVMLPLLTSLLRCVCSNSLPCSAKIEAARGSNILLETCPEVYKIDLTKKSEIKQLILLMGKSIQTAGNFELQVSIVECLYRMTTDSARAVLAQKWFNNSPVGERFTSIREAEFEVDCRLFLNELNLYAKERSVYSLSCMKLFCGEFELHCPQDNSVGCFWVDFNTGSNSVTVYVEDPVCDTEHQENVWEMITIKESSVDNWTVKVHGGEFILLLCLKDPAHILLPSIPPSTSHDVTIHFNSVCDPSHPSKLVLGATKQTSKSSKQSRAIDYVQVIQKRVHKLTTPLEISPIEAPPDTPVQGEQVNSQNSNLTPTPKTLQQATPATSTPKHCRLKQIAATSTTPAHPTPSSSGRRPPLMFASSGGAPAKNKERSKASMALNTIVLGSKKSRIIQMSVEKTDDEQLDSEGVKEKNVISSLKHQANAELETPTGRSKKITGNKKRDTHLTNFRTLESPGGVDSPVFDYDPTNVVKKKLQPQVNSVPKNEPQKQVAKKQTKPKQRSDKSKDSKSENSDTRIVKVPVKCSSLLSCSITSSPDSVLSDLSNGKQRKFNLSGVSQSHAKKSQLKGRNSKHGSRESSFHTLDVTEPLAIPDSLPTEAVKPPANKLCTKSKATPSLVKRTRRSYLESDDEPPNDQSWEPAKEVVKPKSLKTKPTSTRITAGKTAVKKVASSKNITKSKPVEKPPMAFKSQFEKQRFIDEVYGDFSVPSTKPAPTKKDRKRIIEDVYGLTEPDCEVPKTKVIKPTTTAQKKATKQNPSHKRSSRVKPKSPLKPKRTVQCKQPELVTNEKTTSRKSSKTVTKPLSSSPSKPSFKTYGKKNYQKRLEVDHSAFDDMVASYLKKQYKLPENIYPASPLKSPEKTLRMSIQSPIQDPPAEVDKEISISPSSTVVMSPLKVSISPEQLIKSHTFDDEEPSIEASVKDKVLNTKATEKANVPKSLNQPIKDPPDAPPSPSVSVHSSQVTADLNITFGFQKICRALISKSGTKVDPEPQMATTSFQAKNFPKDCEELEEVASVSSNHSSESEQDHHSLRLSLTQLTRDIVSSHQMQPHNIGAKRKQPPTPTKIPARKALCITKKKEITTRPKTKPPVVFQRNARLDSDEDMLSDADSISQRDSVSVYSHTNTKASVNTDSAGSISTLYEEEEDEQPPRLIEHSSNMQDLANLFGNKLQTAKRGKPRKPTNSKNSHAELLQMWQHHHDERGGTLTLYGDQLYKELEILERDVQQTRDVEKQTMHFMTKKLTTLRQNIGSQQKQVDRIRTLQVSFHQHLGKLEESQSSEQMWAHKSLKQEMHSLQKKLLVDNERKEISRVKQCLHAMLLQVS; encoded by the exons ATGGCAACT GTTGGCGGACTGTTTCAGGAGCATTCCTCAGCTGTCTCCACTGGTGAACTGTGTGTCAAGTTGACTCTTCTGCTGGAGAAGGAAGGAGGAAGTTCCAATGGAACGAAATGTACCAAAAAGCTGTATACGTCCATTGTCAAGCACATAGACTCG GCAGTGGCCAATGCTAAGTATGAGTGGCTTCACACGCTGTTCAAGACACTGAGTCACCTTGCAAAGACCAGCACAGATCTATCCAGTGGATTCCACAAGTTCATCACATTTCGTCTCCCAGACAAGAT TGTGTCGTGGTGTGAGGCCCTGTTGAGTAAGAGTAAGGGAGAGAGCTGGGGACAAACAGTGGACAATGTTCTTTTCAATCTAACG GAGATTCTTGGCCATTTGAGTGAAGATG ATCAGAATGTAATGTTACCTCTGTTGACATCACTTCTGAGGTGTGTCTGCAGTAACTCTCTACCATGTTCGGCAAAAATTGAG GCAGCACGAGGGTCAAACATCCTACTAGAAACGTGTCCAGAAGTTTACAAAATAGATCTCACCAAAAAGTCTGAAATAAAGCAGCTCAT ATTGCTTATGGGCAAGTCTATTCAAACTGCAGGAA ATTTTGAGCTCCAAGTGTCCATTGTGGAGTGCCTATATCGTATGACCACTGATTCTGCAAGGGCAGTCTTGGCTCAGAAGTGGTTCAACAACTCTCCCGTTGGAGAGCGCTTTACTTCAATAAGAGAGGCCGAATTTGAAGTG GACTGCAGACTGTTTCTGAACGAGCTGAACTTGTATGCTAAAGAGAGAAGTGTGTACAGTCTGTCATGTATGAAGCTCTTCTGTGGCGAGTTTGAG CTCCATTGTCCCCAAGATAATAGCGTGGGCTGCTTTTGGGTGGACTTCAACACTGGGAGCAATAGTGTGACTGTGTACGTGGAGGACCCAGTATGCGATACAGAGCATCAGGAGAATGTGTGGGAAATGATCACCATCAAAGAATCATCTGTCGACAACTGGACAGTGAAAG TTCATGGTGGGGAATTCATTCTGTTGCTATGTCTCAAAGACCCAGCGCATATTCTCCTCCCAAGTATCCCACCCTCCACTTCTCACGATGTCACTATACATTTCAACTCCGTCTGTGATCCCAGCCACCCCTCAAAACTGGTCCTAGGAGCAACCAAACAGACGTCCAAGTCTTCCAAACAAAGCAGGGCCATCGATTATGTGCAAGTCATCCAGAAGAGAGTACACAAGCTAACTACTCCTCTCGAGATCTCCCCCATTGAGGCCCCACCAGACACTCCAGTGCAA GGAGAACAAGTCAATTCTCAAAACTCAAatctcacacccacacccaagACTCTACAGCAGGCCACCCCAGCCACCTCCACTCCCAAACACTGTCGCCTCAAACAGATTGCTGCAACCTCGACCACACCTgctcaccccaccccctcctcatCAGGTCGACGCCCACCTCTCATGTTTGCATCTAGCGGAGGAGCTCCGGCCAAAAATAAGGAACGTTCCAAAGCTAGCATGGCTCTTAACACCATCGTATTGGGATCTAAAAAGAGCAGAATTATTCAAATGAGCGTTGAGAAAACTGATGATGAGCAATTGGACTCTGAAGGAGTGAAGGAGAAA AATGTAATTTCAAGTTTAAAACACCAAGCCAACGCTGAATTGGAAACTCCGACAGGACGGTCAAAGAAAATAACTGGGAACAAGAAACGTGATACTCACCTGACCAATTTCAGGACCCTCGAATCTCCTGGAGGTGTTGACTCACCTGTCTTTGATTATGATCCGACAAATGTTGTAAAAAAGAAACTACAGCCACAAGTGAACAGTGTGCCCAAAAATGAACCTCAAAAACAAGTTGCAAAAAAACAGACTAAACCAAAGCAAAGATCTGACAAGTCAAAAGACAGCAAATCTGAGAACTCGGATACACGTATTGTCAAAGTGCCAGTCAAATGCTCATCTCTATTATCATGTAGTATAACTTCATCTCCAGACTCTGTTCTGTCTGATCTGTCCAATGGAAAACAGAGAAAATTTAACCTCAGCGGCGTTAGCCAATCTCATGCCAAAAAGAGTCAGTTGAAGGGAAGAAATTCGAAACACGGATCAAGAGAATCGTCCTTCCACACGTTAGATGTCACTGAACCTTTGGCTATCCCTGACTCCCTTCCCACTGAAGCTGTGAAACCTCCTGCAAATAAACTTTGTACCAAGTCGAAAGCAACACCATCTCTAGTTAAACGTACCAGACGGAGCTATTTGGAGAGCGATGATGAACCTCCCAATGATCAGTCCTGGGAACCAGCTAAAGAAGTGGTTAAGCCCAAAAGCCTGAAGACAAAGCCTACATCAACTCGAATAACTGCAGGGAAAACAGCTGTTAAAAAAGTAGCAAGCTCTAAAAACATTACTAAAAGCAAACCTGTTGAAAAACCACCAATGGCATTTAAGTCACAGTTTGAGAAACAGCGATTCATTGATGAGGTGTACGGTGACTTCTCTGTTCCTAGTACTAAACCAGCTCCAACAAAGAAAGATAGAAAAAGAATCATTGAAGATGTTTATGGTCTTACTGAACCAGATTGCGAAGTACCCAAGACAAAAGTTATCAAGCCAACAACTACGGCACAGAAAAAAGCAACTAAACAAAATCCTTCACACAAACGCTCGTCTAGAGTCAAGCCTAAGAGTCCTCTGAAACCAAAAAGGACAGTTCAATGTAAACAACCCGAACTTGTCACCAATGAAAAGACTACCTCGAGAAAATCCTCTAAGACTGTCACAAAACCACTGTCCAGTTCTCCTTCCAAACCCTCTTTCAAGACGTATGGCAAGAAAAACTATCAAAAACGACTCGAGGTCGATCACAGCGCTTTTGATGATATGGTTGCCAGCTATCTTAAGAAGCAATACAAACTGCCAGAGAATATCTATCCAGCTAGTCCGTTGAAGTCACCAGAAAAGACTCTTCGGATGTCGATCCAATCACCAATTCAAGACCCTCCAGCTGAAGTTGACAAAGAAATCTCGATCAGTCCTTCAAGTACTGTTGTTATGTCCCCACTGAAAGTAAGCATTTCTCCTGAGCAACTAATAAAGAGTCATACTTTTGATGATGAAGAGCCATCCATTGAGGCATCTGTCAAAGACAAAGTATTGAACACTAAAGCAACAGAGAAAGCTAACGTGCCCAAATCACTCAACCAACCCATCAAAGACCCACCGGATGCACCCCCGTCTCCTTCAGTTTCTGTACACTCATCTCAGGTCACTGCTGACCTCAATATTACGTTTGGATTCCAGAAAATTTGCCGTGCTCTCATTTCCAAGTCTGGTACCAAAGTAGATCCCGAGCCACAGATGGCAACGACCTCGTTTCAAGCGAAGAACTTTCCTAAAGATTGTGAGGAGCTTGAAGAAGTTGCGAGTGTATCATCCAATCATAGCAGTGAGTCAGAGCAGGATCACCATTCCCTACGCCTATCTCTAACTCAACTAACAAGA GATATAGTGAGCAGTCACCAGATGCAGCCCCATAACATTGGTGCCAAGAGGAAACAGCCTCCAACACCCACAAAGATCCCAGCAAGGAAAGCTCTGTGTATTACTAAGAAGAAGGAGATTACTACACGACCTAAGACAAAGCCTCCAGTTGTTTTTCAACGAAATGCAAGGCTGGATTCTGATGAGGACATGCTCTCTG ATGCTGACAGCATATCACAGCGTGACAGTGTATCAGTGTACTCTCACACCAACACAAAGGCCTCTGTCAACACCGACTCTGCAGGTTCCATTAGCACTCTATATGAGGAGGAAGAGGACGAGCAACCACCAAGACTAATAGAGCACAG CTCTAATATGCAAGATCTTGCGAATCTGTTTGGAAATAAGTTACAAACTGCCAAGAGAGGCAAACCGAGGAAGCCAACCAACTCCAAAAATAGCCACG CTGAACTACTGCAAATGTGGCAACACCATCATGACGAGAGAGGTGGAACTCTTACATTGTACGGAGACCAACTGTACAAAGAGTTGGAAATTCTTGAGAGAGACGTACAACAAACACGTGATGTTGAGAAGCAGACCATGCACTTCATGACAAAGAAACTAACAACACTGCGGCAGAACATTGGATCACAACAGAAACA GGTTGATCGTATTCGCACCTTGCAAGTGTCCTTCCACCAACACCTTGGTAAACTGGAGGAGAGTCAGAGCAGTGAGCAAATGTGGGCACACAAGTCTCTCAAACAAGAAATGCACAGTCTACAGAAGAAACTTCTCGTTGATAAC GAGAGGAAAGAAATATCACGAGTCAAGCAATGTCTGCACGCCATGTTGCTGCAAGTATCTTGA
- the LOC135331831 gene encoding eIF5-mimic protein 2-A-like, translating to MATKDRPTLAGEKFKTRKRDERTKFDPTSFAEQLITGINETDGSIEEIAKYLDQAGSLLDYRRYAEPLFDVLIAGGFLAPGGKIMSVPRAEVCVFACEPMVEAVRVHVQLLTKLALQRYKYLQKPLMEEMLKILKFLKAFTDDERRALAIFTALCISESLFPVSVIASLLTTESIVKEGLSLSFSTVMFQTWIKEKGIGHISSSLRKKALDSRLLELLPSTRRSAIHFDDHFTKEGLEDLVKFRRNQECSASRKRLQEEINEVLARDEDIKSMADDIAKCGQEYQQNKLLTDSDITVMLWNCVMDAAELSYNEDVAKEQVLKHLKGFCPSFLPFCEQGTPQLTLLVKMQDYCYDNALMTKIFYKIVYLFYNKDVITEQAILKWYTDAHLAKGKAVFLRQMKPIVDWLETAEQESVSEAKDSQMDTT from the exons ATGGCCACTAAAGACCGTCCCACATTAGCAGGAGAGAAGTTCAAGACTCGTAAAAGGGATGAGAGGACTAAGTTTGACCCCACCTCATTTGCTGAGCAACTTATTACTGGAATAAACGAGACAGATGGAAGTATAGAGGAAATTGCTAAATACTTGGACCAGGCTGGAAGTCTACTGGACTATAG ACGTTATGCGGAGCCTTTGTTTGACGTCTTGATTGCTGGTGGATTCTTAGCACCTGGGGGCAAAATCATGTCCGTTCCACGAGCagaagtgtgtgtgttcgcATGTGAGCCCATGGTGGAGGCAGttagggtacatgtacag TTACTGACCAAACTAGCACTGCAGAGGTATAAGTATCTGCAGAAGCCACTGATGGAAGAGATGCTCAAAATACTCAAGTTTCTGAAAGCATTCACAGATGATGAGAGGCGTGCTCTGGCCATCTTCACTGCTCTGTGCATATCCGAGTCTTTGTTTCCTGTCTCTGTCATCGCCAGTCTACTAAC CACTGAGTCAATAGTGAAGGAAGGTCTCAGTCTAAGCTTCTCCACTGTCATGTTTCAGACCTGGATTAAGGAGAAAGGAATTGGACACATCAGCAGCTCTCTCAGAAAAAAGGCTCTAGACAGCAGACTTTTA GAACTATTGCCATCTACCAGGCGTTCTGCTATTCATTTTGACGATCATTTCACAAAAGAGGGTTTGGAAGATTTAGTCAAGTTTAGAAGAAATCAAGAATGTTCAGCGTCGCGTAAGAGACTGCAAGAGGAAATTAATGAAGTATTAGCTCGAGATGAGGACATCAAGTCAATGGCAGATGATATTGCCAAATGTGGCCAAGAATATCAGCAGAATAAATTGCTTACCGATTCAGACATTACTGTGATG CTTTGGAACTGTGTCATGGATGCAGCTGAACTGAGTTACAATGAAGATGTAGCAAAGGAACAAGTCCTAAAGCACCTCAAG GGCTTCTGTCCATCATTCTTGCCATTCTGTGAACAAGGCACTCCACAACTCACACTACTCGTCAAGATGCAGGATTATTGTTACGATAATGCACTCATGACCAAAATCTTCTACAAGATTGTTTATCTCTTCTATAACA AGGATGTTATAACTGAACAAGCTATTCTCAAGTGGTATACTGATGCCCATTTAGCTAAAGGCAAGGCTGTGTTTCTACGACAGATGAAACCTATTGTAGACTGGCTGGAGACAGCTGAACAAGAATCAGTCTCTGAAGCTAAAGACTCACAAATGGACACTACATAA